One segment of Triticum aestivum cultivar Chinese Spring chromosome 2A, IWGSC CS RefSeq v2.1, whole genome shotgun sequence DNA contains the following:
- the LOC123188190 gene encoding uncharacterized protein DDB_G0286299, which produces MDTKRGRSRSPVEIKDGHSKGSENGRKDNSALQNDSNHARPGRGHEFGRHSDRHSYGAPRESRRHDDYRRYHNKRADDNDRSHSRTSRSDRESRADTYYYPSKRDDTSDRSHGDWRNVDSKYGGKSVKGEQRTKNQEKHGPPREYPRHDGTEYDKDADLRKETNSTRRHPEEKESKNKEKFKQEDALKKRSGKEIEKSSCAAEPELETREKRRSLFSSVGPGVENAQHMEMDTSGGNKDETMNDLNAAKVVAMKAAESVKKNILGFGVGTGRLSLDQKKKLLWGNKKSNPTETSTHWDSNLFSDRERQEKFNKLMGVKSNASASVQENKAVNKGEGPVEVKKQEELDTDLEKLYVAGLRRRDGRTVGLGL; this is translated from the exons ATGGACACCAAACGTGGGAGGAGCCGCAGTCCAGTGGAAATCAAGGATGGCCACTCTAAGGGGAGTGAGAATGGAAGGAAAGACAACTCAGCTCTACAGAATGACTCTAACCATGCCAGACCAGGCAGAGGTCATGAATTTGGTAGGCATTCTGATAGGCATTCCTATGGAGCACCTCGTGAATCCAGGAGGCATGATGATTATAGGAGGTATCATAATAAGCGAGCTGATGATAATGACAGGAGCCATTCTAGAACTTCTCGGTCAGATCGGGAATCAAGGGCTGACACTTACTATTATCCTTCAAAGCGTGATGACACATCTGATAGATCACATGGTGATTGGAGAAATGTTGACAGCAAGTATGGCGGCAAATCTGTCAAGGGAGAGCAGAGGACTAAGAATCAGGAAAAACATGGGCCCCCACGTGAATACCCTAGACATGATGGCACAGAGTATGACAAAGATGCTGATTTAAGAAAGGAAACCAACTCTACCAGAAGGCATCCAGAAGAAAAGGAAAGTAAAAACAAGGAGAAGTTCAAGCAGGAGGATGCTCTAAAGAAGAGAAGCGGCAAGGAAATTGAGAAAAGCAGCTGTGCAGCAGAACCTGAGCTAGAAActagggagaagagaagaagcttATTCAGTTCTGTTGGTCCAGGTGTTGAAAATGCACAGCACATGGAAATGGATACCTCAGGAG GAAATAAAGACGAAACCATGAATGATCTGAACGCTGCAAAAGTTGTAGCAATGAAAGCTGCTGAATCAG TGAAGAAGAACATTCTAGGATTTGGGGTTGGAACCGGGCGGTTATCCCTTGACCAGAAGAAAAAGCTGCTTTGGGGCAATAAAAAGAGTAACCCTACAGAG ACAAGCACTCACTGGGATTCGAATCTGTTTTCTGATCGGGAACGCCAAGAGAAATTCAACAAACTCATG GGTGTGAAGAGCAATGCCTCTGCCTCGGTTCAAGAGAACAAGGCCGTCAACAAGGGGGAGGGTccagtggaagtcaagaaacaggaGGAGCTCGACACCGACCTGGAGAAACTCTACGTAGCAGGCCTGCGCCGGAGAGATGGCCGGACTGTTGGCCTCGGCCTGTAG
- the LOC123188191 gene encoding disease resistance protein RPM1 codes for MAEGVVGMLILKLGSALAIEAIKVGTGKLCRQAKASSIARLFGQIRDIKEELESMQSFLQEAERFKDTDNTTASFINKIRGLAFEIEDVVDEFTYKLEDKHGGFSVKIKRQFKRISTWRRLSLKLRDIKLKLENVDRRKARYDMRGIAIEARNSDAHCRSTDQTSYFPIEENLVGIDESKNLLINWLTSDFQQENVISTVWGMGGVGKTTLVAHVYNTLKIDFDCAAWVTVSKAYQVQDLLKQIIRELQKSDLKGELRVDIVDMEKRSLVEIIRDFLRGKKYLLVLDDVWGIDIWFKIRDAFPTNSTSRFVITSRIHDVALLATGNCMVELKPLEAHHSWELFCKEAFWKNENRICPEELQFLAQRFVDKCNGLPIAIACIGRLLSCKSQTHSEWEKLYKELEVQLTNNAILDVNIVLMVSLGDLPYILKNCFLHCIVFPEDYLIKRKRLIRHWVTAGFIRETEHKTMEEVAEGYLYELVNRSLLQVVERNESGRVRSCRMHDIIRLLALAKSNEERFCRVHDGSVSSSAENTRRLSIQSPNIEQLTLSSEVQLRSIYVFDNGLTIDSLKPFLKSFKLLSTLDLQGSKIRRLPNEIFNMFNLRFLGLRDTEVEDIPKTVGRLQKLEVLDAYNAKLLSLPESVVTLRKLRYLYVATDPKTNIKGVVAWTGIQVPNGIRHLTDLQALQLVEASSETLCHLGALTELRTLSITKVQREQCVDLCNAIMNMTHLVSLAIMAINEKETLELEELCLPPTLSKLEIGGQLDRKRMPQIVSSFSDHENITLLALAFSKLDEDSFSCLLVLHGLRALWLDKAYEGKRLHFNAMTFPKLRLLSISDAPQLNDVVVEESALQSLVHLSLTDCPELKALPDGIEHLRTLEKLYLRGVSKDLTKKLQNKEKTNECNDYLKKINHVRRVTVYP; via the coding sequence ATGGCAGAGGGGGTTGTCGGCATGCTGATTCTGAAGCTTGGCTCAGCCTTGGCCATAGAAGCAATCAAGGTTGGTACAGGGAAGCTATGCCGTCAAGCTAAAGCTTCTTCTATTGCCAGGCTGTTTGGTCAGATCCGTGATATCAAGGAGGAGCTGGAGAGCATGCAGTCGTTTCTACAAGAAGCCGAGAGGTTCAAGGATACTGACAATACCACTGCCAGCTTCATCAACAAGATACGAGGCCTTGCTTTCGAGATCGAGGATGTTGTTGACGAGTTCACCTACAAGTTAGAGGACAAACATGGTGGCTTTTCTGTGAAGATCAAGCGGCAGTTTAAGAGAATCAGTACCTGGCGCCGTCTGTCACTGAAATTGAGAGACATCAAACTGAAATTAGAGAATGTTGATAGGAGAAAGGCCCGGTATGACATGAGAGGAATTGCAATCGAAGCTAGAAACAGTGATGCTCATTGCAGATCTACAGATCAGACTTCATACTTCCCAATAGAAGAAAATCTTGTCGGCATTGATGAGAGTAAGAATCTGCTGATTAATTGGTTGACAAGTGATTTCCAACAGGAGAATGTAATTAGCACAGTATGGGGGATGGGAGGAGTAGGCAAGACCACTTTGGTTGCCCATGTTTACAACACTTTGAAGATTGACTTCGACTGTGCTGCATGGGTAACTGTCTCAAAAGCATACCAGGTTCAGGACTTGTTAAAGCAGATTATCAGGGAGTTACAGAAGAGCGACTTGAAGGGTGAACTTCGCGTTGATATTGTTGACATGGAAAAGAGAAGCCTAGTTGAGATCATCCGTGATTTCCTGCGTGGCAAGAAGTATCTTCTGGTTCTAGATGATGTCTGGGGTATTGATATCTGGTTCAAAATAAGAGATGCTTTCCCTACTAACAGCACCAGCCGGTTTGTAATCACGTCAAGAATCCATGATGTAGCGTTGCTGGCTACTGGAAATTGCATGGTTGAATTGAAACCACTAGAAGCGCACCACTCATGGGAATTGTTCTGTAAAGAGGCGTTTTGGAAaaatgaaaacagaatatgtccGGAGGAGCTACAGTTTTTGGCACAAAGATTTGTGGACAAGTGTAATGGCTTGCCCATTGCTATTGCATGCATAGGTCGTTTACTGTCCTGCAAAAGCCAAACTCATTCTGAATGGGAAAAATTGTACAAGGAATTAGAAGTGCAGTTGACAAACAATGCGATTCTTGATGTTAACATAGTTCTAATGGTCAGTTTGGGGGATCTTCCATATATTTTGAAGAACTGCTTTCTTCATTGTATTGTATTTCCAGAGGATTATTTGATCAAAAGGAAAAGACTGATTAGACATTGGGTGACAGCAGGATTCATCAGGGAAACAGAGCACAAAACAATGGAGGAAGTGGCAGAGGGCTATTTGTATGAACTTGTAAATCGAAGCCTATTGCAGGTAGTGGAGAGGAATGAAAGTGGACGTGTGCGGAGTTGCCGAATGCATGATATCATTCGCCTTCTTGCTCTGGCTAAATCAAATGAGGAAAGGTTCTGTAGAGTTCATGATGGCTCAGTGAGTTCTTCAGCAGAAAATACACGCCGCCTATCAATCCAAAGCCCCAATATTGAGCAGTTGACTCTTTCAAGTGAAGTTCAGCTCCGTTCAATCTATGTTTTTGACAATGGTCTGACAATTGATTCACTGAAGCCTTTCTTGAAATCTTTCAAGTTGCTATCAACTTTAGATCTACAAGGTTCCAAAATTAGGAGGCTACCAAATGAGATTTTCAACATGTTTAATCTGCGGTTTCTGGGTCTTAGAGATACCGAGGTTGAGGATATTCCGAAAACAGTTGGAAGACTACAGAAATTGGAAGTTTTGGATGCTTACAATGCTAAGCTGTTGAGTTTGCCGGAGAGTGTGGTGACACTTAGGAAGTTGAGATATCTATATGTTGCTACTGATCCAAAGACAAATATTAAAGGAGTTGTTGCCTGGACTGGAATCCAGGTGCCTAATGGAATAAGGCACTTGACAGACTTGCAAGCCTTGCAACTTGTTGAGGCAAGCTCAGAGACTTTGTGTCATCTTGGTGCTTTGACAGAGTTGAGAACTTTGTCCATCACCAAAGTGCAGAGAGAACAGTGTGTTGATTTGTGCAATGCTATCATGAATATGACCCATCTTGTTAGTCTTGCAATTATGGCTATAAACGAGAAAGAAACACTGGAACTGGAAGAGCTCTGCTTACCCCCTACGCTCTCGAAGCTTGAAATAGGAGGGCAACTAGATAGGAAACGGATGCCTCAGATTGTCTCGTCCTTCTCAGACCATGAAAACATTACCTTGTTGGCCTTAGCCTTCTCCAAACTTGATGAAGACTCATTTTCATGCCTGCTGGTGTTACATGGTCTACGTGCACTTTGGCTTGATAAGGCCTATGAAGGGAAGAGGCTGCACTTCAATGCCATGACATTTCCAAAACTGCGACTGCTATCAATCTCAGATGCACCTCAGCTCAATGATGTTGTAGTAGAAGAAAGTGCATTGCAAAGCCTTGTTCACCTATCTCTCACAGATTGTCCAGAGCTGAAGGCCCTCCCTGATGGCATTGAGCATCTTAGAACTCTAGAAAAATTATATCTGCGAGGAGTTTCCAAAGATCTCACAAAGAAGCTTCAGaataaagaaaaaacaaatgaATGCAATGATTATCTTAAGAAGATCAATCACGTCCGAAGGGTAACTGTTTATCCATGA